The following are encoded in a window of Oreochromis aureus strain Israel breed Guangdong linkage group 10, ZZ_aureus, whole genome shotgun sequence genomic DNA:
- the LOC116326373 gene encoding adapter molecule crk-like — MAGNFDAEDRASWYWGRLSRQEAVSLLQGQRHGVFLVRDSITIPGDYVLSVSENSRVSHYIINSISNNRQSGSGLAPSRFRIGDQEFDGLSALLEFYKIHYLDTTTLIEPVNRARQSGLISPPAVGPPQQTEEGEYVRALFDFPGNDYEDLPFRRGDVLRVLEKPEEQWWHAKNQEGRVGMIPVPYVERYRPSSPTAASLSPVPATGTGQSGHVGGVAGSTDGTGSPQATALGEPGPYAQPVVNTQLPNLQNGPVYARAIQKRVPNAYDKTALALEVGDTVKVTKINVNGQWEGECKGKRGHFPFTHVRLLEQYYPDDES; from the exons ATGGCTGGTAATTTTGATGCCGAAGACCGTGCAAGCTGGTATTGGGGGAGACTGAGCCGCCAGGAGGCGGTTTCTCTTTTACAGGGACAGAGACATGGTGTTTTCCTCGTGAGGGACTCGATAACCATCCCCGGAGACTACGTGCTCTCCGTGTCGGAGAACTCCAGAGTGTCCCATTATATCATCAACAGTATCAGCAACAACCGACAATCTGGATCAG GATTGGCTCCTTCTCGGTTTCGGATTGGGGATCAGGAGTTTGATGGGCTGTCGGCTCTGCTGGAATTCTATAAGATCCACTACCTGGACACCACAACGCTCATAGAGCCTGTGAACAGAGCCAGGCAGTCAGGCCTCATCAGCCCCCCCGCTGTCGGACCTCCCCAACAGACCGAGGAAGGCGAATATGTCCGAGCACTGTTTGACTTCCCTGGCAACGACTATGAGGACCTCCCCTTCCGCAGGGGGGACGTCTTGCGCGTGCTGGAGAAACCAGAGGAGCAGTGGTGGCACGCCAAGAACCAGGAGGGCCGAGTTGGGATGATCCCCGTGCCTTATGTGGAAAGGTACCGACCCTCTTCGCCCACTGCAGCCAGTCTTAGTCCGGTCCCCGCAACAGGGACCGGACAAAGCGGGCATGTTGGCGGGGTAGCGGGCAGCACAGATGGAACAGGTTCTCCTCAGGCCACCGCTCTGGGGGAACCAGGCCCGTATGCTCAGCCTGTGGTCAACACTCAGCTCCCAAACCTACAGAACGGGCCGGTCTATGCACGGGCAATTCAGAAGCGGGTGCCCAACGCCTACGACAAGACGGCGCTGGCTCTGGAG gtGGGGGACACCGTAAAAGTGACCAAGATCAACGTGAACGGCCAATGGGAGGGTGAATGCAAAGGCAAACGAGGCCACTTTCCTTTCACCCACGTTCGGTTGTTGGAACAGTACTATCCAGACGACGAGAGCTGA